In Oncorhynchus clarkii lewisi isolate Uvic-CL-2024 chromosome 16, UVic_Ocla_1.0, whole genome shotgun sequence, one genomic interval encodes:
- the LOC139367375 gene encoding involucrin-like: MKNNGETWIDRVFTMKNNREAWIDSRFTMKNNRETWIDSRFTMKNNRGLDRQQVHYEEQQRDLDRQQVHYEEQQRDLDRQQVHYEEQQRDLDRQQVHYEEQRRDLDRQQVHYEEQQRDLDRQQVHYEEQQRGLNRPRVHYEEQRRDLDRQQVHYEQQRDLDRQQVHYEEQQRDLDRPRVHYEEQQRDLDRQQVHYEEQQRDLDRQQVHYEEQRRDLDRQQVHYEEQQRDLDRQQVHYEEQQRGLNRPRVHYEEQQRDLDRQQVHYEEQQRDLDRQQVHYEEQQRDLDRQQVHYEEQQRDLDRQQVHYEEQQRDLDRQQVHYEEQQRDLDRQQVHYEEQRRDLDRQQVHYEEQQRDLDRPRVHYEKQQRDLNRQQVHYEEQQRGLDREQVHYEEQQRDLNRPRVHYEEQQRDLDRQQVHYEEQQRDLDRHQVHYEEQRRDLDRQQVHYEEQQRGFDRQRVHYEG, from the coding sequence ATGAAGAACAACGGAGAGACTTGGATCGACCGCGTGTTCACTATGAAGAACAACAGAGAGGCTTGGATCGACAGCAGGTTCACTATGAAGAACAACAGAGAGACTTGGATCGACAGCAGGTTCACTATGAAGAACAACAGAGGCTTGGATCGACAGCAGGTTCACTATGAAGAACAACAGAGAGACTTGGATCGACAGCAGGTTCACTATGAAGAACAACAGAGAGACTTGGATCGACAGCAGGTTCACTATGAAGAACAACAGAGAGACTTGGATCGACAGCAGGTTCACTATGAAGAACAACGGAGAGACTTGGATCGACAGCAGGTTCACTATGAAGAACAACAGAGAGATTTGGATCGACAGCAGGTTCACTATGAAGAACAACAGAGAGGCTTGAATCGACCGCGTGTTCACTATGAAGAACAACGGAGAGACTTGGATCGACAGCAGGTTCACTATGAACAACAGAGAGACTTGGATCGACAGCAGGTTCACTATGAAGAACAACAGAGAGATTTGGATCGACCGCGTGTTCACTATGAAGAACAACAGAGAGACTTGGATCGACAGCAGGTTCACTATGAAGAACAACAGAGAGACTTGGATCGACAGCAGGTTCACTATGAAGAACAACGAAGAGACTTGGATCGACAGCAGGTTCACTATGAAGAACAACAGAGAGACTTGGATCGACAGCAGGTTCACTATGAAGAACAACAGAGAGGCTTGAATCGACCGCGTGTTCACTATGAAGAACAACAGAGAGACTTGGATCGACAGCAGGTTCACTATGAAGAACAACAGAGAGATTTGGATCGACAGCAGGTTCACTATGAAGAACAACAGAGAGACTTGGATCGACAGCAGGTTCACTATGAAGAACAACAGAGAGACTTGGATCGACAGCAGGTTCACTATGAAGAACAACAGAGAGACTTGGATCGACAGCAGGTTCACTATGAAGAACAACAGAGAGACTTGGATCGACAGCAGGTTCACTATGAAGAACAACGGAGAGACTTGGATCGACAGCAGGTTCACTATGAAGAACAACAGAGAGATTTGGATCGACCGCGTGTTCACTatgaaaaacaacaaagagactTGAATCGACAGCAGGTTCACTATGAAGAACAACAGAGAGGCTTGGATCGAGAGCAGGTTCACTATGAAGAACAACAGAGAGACTTGAATCGACCGCGTGTTCACTATGAAGAACAACAGAGAGACTTGGATCGACAGCAGGTTCACTATGAAGAACAACAGAGAGACTTGGATCGACATCAGGTTCACTATGAAGAACAACGGAGAGACTTGGATCGACAGCAGGTTCACTATGAAGAACAACAGAGAGGCTTCGATCGACAGCGGGTTCATTACGAAGGATGA